The Pichia kudriavzevii chromosome 3, complete sequence nucleotide sequence CGAACTTTCTTGGTTTCAAGGTCAACACAGGGAACAAGAAAAACCCAAGTGCAAAACATGCAACCGATCCAAGcaataaaatgaaaaatcctGAATATCTTTCAAACCTAGATAATGTAAACCACTCTGGTTCTTCGTTTGACCCTAGCAAATCACTTGTGTTTAATGGTAAAACATTCTGTGCACCCTCGAGTGTATCTTGGAAAGTATTGCTTATGTTGTTTCCGatgttggaaaaaaaagatgaagCATTGTTTGTAAAATTATTACCCCCAGTTCTGGAATTTCTCCAATCTGACAAAAATTGGGCGTTGTTTGCTTCTGTCATTTCAACTTCTTAGTAGATGAGTCTGATAATCATTTACGAGCCTCATAACATGTTTAAAGTTAAGCATGGCTTAGATCGGATCgaaaaaataacaacatATTTTTGGCTCGCTAATATTGAACAGGTGTACAATTCCTCCAGAATCATACAGGTTGGAATATACAAAACAATATTACATTCGAGATATTACAAACAAGAGACATTCAAGCTTGTCCCAATACAACTCTACATACATATCCATATACACATACAAATAGAAATGCCGCAGCTATCATTGCGGCTTTACAGATAACAAATGATCTAAGAAATCGGCATCACTGTCGAATTTGGCTGTCGGCTCATCCAACAGTTTGTTCAGGTCCGGTGTGGTGTTAAAGGACTTActctcttcatcatcaagtTTGAATTCATCATTAGTATCGTTGTAAACTCGTGTAGGGTATTGgtaatttttgttttgtgtCTGGGACGTTGGTTGCACATCAAAATTAATCAAATTATTAAAactttcatcatctaaCTTGTTCGTCTGCTGTGGTAACTTATTAAAATCAACAGGCTCTATTTGATCATTAGAGAAATCCATAAATCGCAGCTTCGAATTTTCGCTATTAATGTTTACATTCTCCGAGAATACAGCTAGGCTGCTTCTTAGATCAGTAAACTCTCGGTTATCCTGAGTACGTTGTTGCGGACTTTCCCTAGCATCATCATAGAAAGCGTCGGGTGGATTCAGTGCACTTAATCCCGggttttcttctccattgATACTTATGTTGTTTGTCTGTTTAATCAGATCAAAATGATCATTGGAAATCATTTTGGGTTGGCTTGATGACTGTCGTGACATGTCATAATCTTGACGCAATATTGGATCATTTAGATCAAACccttcaattttctcttgcaACTCGCTTAACCTTGTATCTTGAGCTTCCAGTATCTTCTGCAAGTACGATATATATTCCACTGATTTTTGTAAAATcatgtttttatttgcttTGATCTCCTTATTCGACGATTTCTGCTTTGCTGGATCATATAGCATTGTTGGAGGAATCAATGAGCCcaattccttgattttttcttttattaaaTCACGCCTTCTCCGTTCGACTGCGTTATGAAGTTCCCTTCGTCTTGATAACTTGCTCTCCTTACTTAAAGCGTGCTTTGGGTTGAAGTGAGGCGTTCCACCAACAGCAGAGGGCGAGCCAAAACTCTTCAGAGATGGTGAATTCATAGGCGACTTGAAACCTTCGTCATTGTAAGAACCATATTCTGAGTCAAAGCCGTCGTAGGTTGAACTTGGAGAAACcaaattattcaaagaagtACCTAACTGGGAACCGTAACTTCTTCCTAGTTGATTGGATATGGTTTTACCAAGATTAGATCCAAATGCAGTGGAGAATCCCAAAGATTGTGGAGAAAATGCTTCATTCTTGAGTACCTTGGTAGCTGCACTTCTAGAAGAAATAGGAACCGGGCTTTGATAGCTTGGGTTTGAAAATGCGTCTGTGTTTGATGAGATACTATCAATACGGTTCTCCATTGGGTAGTTGGTAGGACTTGCTTTAGAATCAATTATATCGTCTAGGAGGTTTATTGCATTTTTCGACTGTGGTTCTTCTGTGGTTGGACCACCAAGTAAATTGTTCACAAATTGTTCGTCCAGATCATCAAGCCCCATGTtctcatcaaaatcattgttattattgttcCCATTGCTTACATTGGTGTTCACACCCTGTACGCCATTGGCTGGAGGATTGTAGACATTATTAGAACCAGTTCGACTTGGATTACCCACGCCGTTAATCAGGTCATCGATATTCTGGAAACTGTCGTTCTTTCTCGTCAGCGAGTTGATAATATCCC carries:
- a CDS encoding uncharacterized protein (PKUD0C08220; similar to Saccharomyces cerevisiae YBL102W (SFT2); ancestral locus Anc_7.437) yields the protein MTEANNAQFLSDWRNSRTGGNNFTNNASSFFSNIGNNISNTFQDTLEGAQNVLPLNTSDLLGSNEEPEWFTLSRFERYSGFFILLLGSVACFALGFFLFPVLTLKPRKFVMLWTLGSTLFFLSFGVLQGPVSYLRHLSSKERLPFTVVFVFSQIATIYCAVVLKSTILSLITGIIEIMAILWYTASYFPFGAQTMQYIFGAGARQVTGMVGI
- a CDS encoding uncharacterized protein (PKUD0C08230; similar to Saccharomyces cerevisiae YBL103C (RTG3); ancestral locus Anc_7.438); this encodes MGSKQNFLDANYSSANIPGMTNPDDFFRGNINNFNSKYDNFNSQDSPSDEFQGSWDIINSLTRKNDSFQNIDDLINGVGNPSRTGSNNVYNPPANGVQGVNTNVSNGNNNNNDFDENMGLDDLDEQFVNNLLGGPTTEEPQSKNAINLLDDIIDSKASPTNYPMENRIDSISSNTDAFSNPSYQSPVPISSRSAATKVLKNEAFSPQSLGFSTAFGSNLGKTISNQLGRSYGSQLGTSLNNLVSPSSTYDGFDSEYGSYNDEGFKSPMNSPSLKSFGSPSAVGGTPHFNPKHALSKESKLSRRRELHNAVERRRRDLIKEKIKELGSLIPPTMLYDPAKQKSSNKEIKANKNMILQKSVEYISYLQKILEAQDTRLSELQEKIEGFDLNDPILRQDYDMSRQSSSQPKMISNDHFDLIKQTNNISINGEENPGLSALNPPDAFYDDARESPQQRTQDNREFTDLRSSLAVFSENVNINSENSKLRFMDFSNDQIEPVDFNKLPQQTNKLDDESFNNLINFDVQPTSQTQNKNYQYPTRVYNDTNDEFKLDDEESKSFNTTPDLNKLLDEPTAKFDSDADFLDHLLSVKPQ